The following are encoded in a window of Paenibacillaceae bacterium GAS479 genomic DNA:
- a CDS encoding glycine cleavage system H protein, which produces MGQYGKDERPVSEIRQGLGYTEEHEWAAATGESSVRIGITDHAQHQLGDIVFVELPQAGDKVEAGQPLGTIESVKTVSDLYAPVSGTVVKINEQLGSSPELVNTEPYDGGWMIEIEIDGSASQKVSALLDAAAYEKLMD; this is translated from the coding sequence ATGGGCCAATACGGAAAGGATGAGCGTCCAGTGAGTGAGATTCGCCAAGGTTTAGGCTATACCGAGGAGCATGAATGGGCTGCGGCTACGGGCGAGAGCTCCGTTCGAATTGGAATTACCGATCATGCCCAGCATCAGTTGGGTGACATCGTATTTGTCGAGCTGCCCCAGGCAGGCGACAAGGTGGAAGCTGGACAACCATTAGGTACGATTGAGTCCGTTAAGACGGTGTCGGATCTATATGCTCCGGTCAGCGGGACGGTCGTGAAGATCAACGAACAACTGGGCAGCTCTCCTGAACTTGTTAACACCGAACCCTACGACGGCGGCTGGATGATTGAGATCGAGATTGATGGAAGCGCTTCGCAAAAGGTTTCGGCGCTGCTGGATGCCGCAGCCTACGAGAAGCTGATGGACTAG
- a CDS encoding MFS transporter, DHA2 family, lincomycin resistance protein, giving the protein MEHTMSASDSPKEEAPQYKAVPIMAALLISGFIGMLSETGLNIAITKLMVIFNVEPAQIQWLTTGFILVLAIITPVSGLLLQWFTTRQLFVASLSFSIVGTLTAALAPSFEVLLIARLIQAVGTGLLIPLMFNTVLVIFPPHKRGAAMGIMGLVIMFAPAIGPAIAGMFLEYSDWTAIFWTALPLLVGALIFGLIFMRNVSEITRPRIDILSILLSSIGFGGIVFGFSTAGEGDHGWSNPKVIIGMVVGGVALLLFILRQLRMKQPMMNLRAFRYPMFTMGTLIVFVAMMIILSTVMLLPIYLQNGMAMLPLAAGLLLLPGGLINGLMSPLMGRLFDKYGPRWLVLPGLALVIVVLWFMTGIETTTSKGEIILLHSLLMIGISMIMMPASTNGLNQLPRELYPDGTAIMNTLQQVAGAIGTALAISIMSAGSKAYYIDNGKSPEDLTLAPFAMTQGVQAAFFMTIIFAALGLFISFFIKRVKVDQQDGGMQGPMH; this is encoded by the coding sequence GTGGAACACACGATGTCGGCGTCCGATTCCCCGAAGGAAGAAGCGCCGCAATATAAGGCTGTGCCGATTATGGCTGCTTTGCTCATAAGCGGTTTTATTGGCATGCTTAGCGAGACGGGGTTGAATATTGCCATTACGAAGCTCATGGTGATATTCAATGTTGAGCCGGCCCAGATTCAGTGGCTGACTACCGGCTTCATCCTTGTCCTTGCGATTATTACCCCGGTTTCGGGGTTACTGCTGCAATGGTTTACGACTCGCCAGCTATTTGTCGCTTCACTATCCTTTTCAATTGTTGGTACACTTACAGCCGCATTGGCGCCAAGCTTCGAGGTGCTGCTCATCGCCCGCTTGATCCAAGCGGTAGGAACGGGACTTCTGATCCCTCTTATGTTCAATACGGTGCTCGTTATTTTCCCTCCACATAAACGCGGAGCGGCGATGGGCATTATGGGGCTTGTCATTATGTTTGCTCCTGCCATCGGACCGGCGATTGCCGGCATGTTTCTGGAATACTCCGACTGGACCGCAATTTTTTGGACCGCACTTCCATTGCTCGTAGGCGCGCTTATCTTTGGCCTTATCTTCATGCGCAATGTGTCCGAGATAACGCGCCCACGCATTGATATTCTTTCGATTTTGCTGTCGAGCATTGGTTTTGGCGGCATTGTCTTCGGCTTCAGCACTGCCGGAGAGGGAGATCACGGTTGGAGCAATCCTAAAGTAATTATCGGTATGGTTGTTGGCGGAGTCGCGCTGCTGCTGTTTATTCTGCGCCAATTGCGGATGAAACAACCGATGATGAATCTGCGAGCTTTCCGCTATCCGATGTTTACAATGGGAACGTTGATCGTTTTTGTGGCGATGATGATTATTCTTTCCACGGTCATGCTGCTTCCAATCTATTTGCAAAATGGAATGGCTATGCTGCCTCTTGCAGCGGGCTTGCTCTTGCTTCCAGGTGGACTTATCAACGGCTTGATGTCTCCGCTCATGGGTCGGCTGTTCGATAAATACGGTCCTCGCTGGCTTGTACTTCCGGGACTTGCACTTGTCATTGTAGTGCTTTGGTTTATGACCGGGATCGAGACGACAACGTCCAAAGGAGAGATTATTTTACTCCATTCCCTGCTGATGATTGGTATTTCTATGATTATGATGCCTGCTTCGACGAACGGGCTCAACCAATTGCCACGCGAGCTGTATCCTGATGGTACAGCGATTATGAATACGCTGCAGCAAGTGGCGGGCGCGATCGGCACCGCGCTGGCGATCAGTATTATGAGCGCTGGCTCAAAAGCTTACTATATCGACAACGGCAAATCGCCGGAAGATCTGACGCTTGCTCCGTTTGCCATGACTCAAGGCGTTCAAGCTGCCTTCTTCATGACCATTATTTTTGCCGCACTGGGACTCTTTATTTCCTTCTTCATCAAACGAGTCAAGGTGGATCAGCAAGATGGTGGCATGCAAGGCCCCATGCATTAA
- a CDS encoding transcriptional regulator, TetR family has protein sequence MTSAKEDETIDRKKQIIEAAAELFAQQGYYKTTTADVARTVGITQPYVFHFFKSKEALYLTVLGGAVQEIKSAFNLVEAPAQELEDALGGAFHSLLRGGCRNDVLLCMTAQSISDPGIRI, from the coding sequence ATGACATCAGCGAAGGAAGATGAAACGATCGACCGCAAGAAGCAGATTATTGAAGCTGCAGCCGAGCTTTTTGCCCAGCAGGGATACTACAAAACGACGACTGCGGATGTGGCCCGAACGGTAGGCATTACGCAGCCGTATGTGTTTCATTTTTTCAAATCCAAGGAAGCTCTGTATTTGACCGTGTTGGGCGGAGCTGTGCAAGAGATCAAGAGTGCGTTCAATTTAGTTGAAGCTCCAGCACAAGAGCTGGAGGACGCGCTTGGCGGTGCATTCCACAGTCTGCTGAGAGGCGGTTGCCGCAACGATGTGTTGTTGTGCATGACGGCCCAATCCATCTCGGATCCCGGAATTCGCATTTAA
- a CDS encoding ATP-binding cassette, subfamily B, producing MFSVIGKLGWYFKLEWKRYTIAVVLLTLVGFVEVLPPKLLGYTVDGISQGTLTGSKFYWIVAGWIAITIISYFITYIWMSRLFGGANVLERLLRGKLMGHFLKMTPTFFERNRTGDLMARSTNDLWAISMTAGFGILTLVDSTVFMLTILFMMAVFISWKLTLAALLPLPIIAIVMGIFGKMIHERFIKAQDAFGELNDEVLESVAGVRVVRAYVQEAADRNRFHAKTNEVLNRNIAVAKIDALFEPVNKILVGLSYIIGLVYGGVLVFRNEITLGDLISFNIFLGMLIWPMFAIGELINMLQRGSASLDRVEETLGAKADVADSGTLMDVEMPEEITFRNLTFRYPSSQEDNLRDINFSLPKGATLGVVGRTGSGKTTLLKQLIREYPAGAGEITISDVPIDRLSLDRLHSWIGYVPQQPILFSRSIRENILFGGEGATEEDLERALVRASFAKDILFLPDGLETLVGEKGVALSGGQKQRVSIARALIADPEILLLDDSLSAVDAKTEAEIIEGIRTERAGKTTIITTHRLSAVQHAELILVMDDGRITQRGTHEELLQQGGWYREQYDRQQLEAYVES from the coding sequence GTGTTTAGTGTCATTGGCAAGCTGGGCTGGTACTTTAAGCTCGAATGGAAAAGGTACACGATTGCAGTAGTATTGTTGACGCTTGTTGGATTTGTTGAGGTTTTGCCTCCCAAGCTGCTCGGTTATACGGTGGATGGCATTAGCCAAGGGACGTTGACGGGGAGCAAATTTTATTGGATCGTGGCCGGTTGGATCGCGATCACTATTATAAGTTATTTTATTACGTATATTTGGATGTCACGACTGTTCGGCGGAGCCAATGTACTGGAAAGGCTGCTGCGCGGCAAGCTAATGGGCCATTTTCTGAAAATGACCCCGACGTTTTTCGAGCGTAATCGTACCGGCGACTTAATGGCTCGCTCTACAAATGATCTATGGGCGATTTCCATGACAGCTGGTTTCGGTATTTTGACACTGGTCGATTCTACAGTGTTTATGCTGACGATCCTGTTCATGATGGCGGTATTCATCAGTTGGAAGCTGACGCTGGCAGCTCTGCTGCCGTTACCGATTATTGCCATCGTCATGGGCATATTCGGCAAGATGATTCATGAACGTTTTATCAAGGCACAGGATGCATTCGGTGAGCTGAACGATGAGGTGCTGGAGTCGGTAGCTGGCGTTCGGGTCGTCCGGGCGTATGTTCAGGAGGCGGCGGACCGGAATCGGTTCCATGCCAAAACGAACGAAGTGCTGAATCGCAATATCGCGGTTGCCAAAATCGATGCGCTGTTTGAGCCAGTGAACAAAATTCTGGTTGGACTCAGTTATATCATCGGCCTCGTTTATGGTGGAGTACTCGTTTTCCGTAATGAAATCACGTTAGGAGATTTGATCTCCTTCAATATATTCCTCGGAATGCTAATCTGGCCGATGTTCGCTATCGGTGAGTTGATCAATATGTTGCAGCGCGGCAGCGCTTCGTTGGATCGCGTCGAGGAAACACTGGGCGCCAAAGCAGATGTCGCGGACAGCGGTACGTTGATGGATGTTGAGATGCCCGAAGAAATAACATTCCGCAACCTGACGTTCCGCTATCCATCCTCACAGGAGGATAATCTGCGTGATATTAACTTCAGCCTGCCGAAGGGAGCTACATTAGGTGTAGTCGGACGTACCGGAAGCGGCAAAACAACGCTGCTGAAACAGCTGATTAGAGAATATCCGGCAGGTGCGGGAGAGATTACAATTAGCGATGTGCCGATCGATCGTTTGTCTCTGGACCGACTGCATAGCTGGATTGGATACGTGCCGCAGCAGCCGATTCTCTTTTCCCGTTCGATACGGGAGAACATTCTGTTCGGCGGCGAAGGGGCGACCGAGGAAGATCTTGAGCGGGCGTTAGTCCGTGCATCCTTTGCCAAAGATATTCTGTTCCTTCCAGATGGCCTGGAAACGCTGGTGGGCGAGAAGGGTGTCGCTCTCTCGGGTGGACAGAAGCAGCGTGTCAGCATTGCACGGGCTTTGATTGCAGATCCGGAGATTCTACTGCTGGATGATTCTTTGTCTGCTGTTGATGCCAAGACCGAAGCGGAGATTATTGAAGGAATCCGCACGGAACGCGCTGGCAAAACGACGATTATTACGACTCACCGCCTGTCTGCCGTGCAGCATGCAGAGCTTATTTTGGTTATGGACGACGGCCGGATCACGCAGCGAGGCACCCATGAGGAACTGCTGCAGCAAGGTGGTTGGTACCGTGAGCAATATGATCGGCAGCAGCTTGAGGCTTATGTGGAATCATAG